A window of the Linepithema humile isolate Giens D197 chromosome 4, Lhum_UNIL_v1.0, whole genome shotgun sequence genome harbors these coding sequences:
- the LOC105669254 gene encoding paired box protein Pax-1-like has product MDPIMLENNSTEIGTQQQQPHQQQQQQQYGEVNQLGGVFVNGRPLPNAVRLRIVELAQLGIRPCDISRQLRVSHGCVSKILARYHETGSILPGAIGGSKPRVTTPKVVQYIKQLKLKDPGIFAWEIRDRLLSDGVCDKYNVPSVSSISRILRNKVGATTAMHHHSHHSAHHHHHHHHLYAAAAAAGAALCPVPYPPTPYHSTAPSSIPHHHHQVGPSSASKLSSSSPPAIYNSSGHHTTTSNALQWPSSHTVHDILANSCNVQNSSSSSSLTSPLCSTINNHHHHNRHNDSSVNNNNNSNNNNNDHRTSSGYPHPHRSHLAHHHQQYYASTLYHHHHHHSDSVTAATISSTLSVQSIMLQSPETTSQPASPCN; this is encoded by the exons AAAATAACAGCACCGAAATTGGGACGCAACAGCAACAACCacatcagcagcagcagcaacaacagtaCGGAGAAGTAAATCAATTAGGAGGTGTCTTCGTGAACGGTAGACCACTTCCCAATGCTGTTAGATTGAGAATAGTCGAGCTCGCACAGTTGGGTATCAGACCGTGCGATATCTCGCGACAATTACGTGTTAGTCATGGGTGCGTTAGTAAGATACTAGCGCGCTATCATGAAACGGGTAGTATTCTGCCAGGTGCAATCGGTGGTAGTAAGCCACGTGTGACCACACCAAAAGTCGTGCAATACATTAAGCAACTAAAGTTAAAGGATCCAGGGATCTTTGCCTGGGAGATCAGGGACCGGTTGCTCTCTGATGGCGTTTGTGATAAATACAATGTCCCATCAGTATCCAGTATATCGAgaatattgagaaataaagTTGGCGCCACGACGGCTATGCATCATCATTCACATCACTCAGCTcaccatcatcatcatcatcatcatctttATGCAGCTGCCGCAGCGGCTGGTGCAGCTCTTTGTCCGGTGCCGTATCCACCGACGCCTTACCATTCGACAGCACCGTCTTCTATCCcccatcatcatcatcaag TTGGACCATCGTCAGCGAGTAAACTGTCATCATCATCGCCTCCAGCGATTTATAATAGCAGCGGACACCACACGACGACGAGCAATGCTTTGCAGTGGCCAAGTTCTCACACTGTACATGACATTCTGGCTAACAGCTGTAATGTACAGAACTCCTCATCGTCTTCTTCGCTAACTTCGCCACTATGCTCCACAATCAACAATCATCATCATCACAACCGTCATAACGacagttctgttaataataacaacaacagcaacaataataacaatgacCATAGGACATCAAGCGGTTATCCTCACCCACATCGTTCTCATCTGGCACACCATCATCAACAGTATTATGCTTCAACGTTgtatcatcatcatcaccaTCATTCGGATTCCGTAACGGCAGCCACCATATCATCTACGCTCTCTGTACAGTCTATTATGTTGCAATCTCCAGAAACGACAAGTCAGCCGGCCAGCCCTTGCAATTAG
- the LOC105669255 gene encoding dynein axonemal heavy chain 12-like, with translation MERSDLHSFNVDRLLVKEVQDALQAATTKAKIRQYEEFDSHSTECELARSQKFYFNQMQKAAEKIPVTGLLPEWEENIRKLTNLSQLNSKYMHIFEEKMRETKERYYKTMRNMAICRIIAIKCEDKYDEDSFVVPSYKYFSYTQLAAKFLKNRHAFAKQYYLSHRLIRSIVAKAHHFLPEIFCDLGYYRNLDFLSIDKLFNSVETDLKRSVRIVTASYYSNIVRLVSQRRYTQDVPTSILARFLKCATNLLGLQIITRAINTIEHLLNVLADQTTIPLLKLELKCESNDLFISPRLEEVYNAFHNLIDEIADIALYLSPLESWIFIKRRQRKGEGKGRGAIDVGIIENNNVPFASPPDWYLHEAHQRLSVILQEAFQPLTNYLEGLRLQFGSIIYKTDKALNNVVMHVEKKYLQDYFAKVENFNRLIRVINGMPDNEYLVTIKLHQAVAKHGLVTSANELRKLVIDELVKHHWNYNLEICDTFEMLKERALNVPQATRELLELGQYMLTATSTLMVELQSKIKFSLRMMSSLIEMTTLSRHHIELNNTTVQWLKRIRSVFERSSVMYEQNKFELEEKLQEEAVKLNERVEDMFPRLVIMNNMDDVERIKEYIEDMRKMVCQLKHMEQKAEWINAEEALFKFPLTLYPRVKELKENILPFYALIHRGYQWQRDRKAWLDGTFEFLNVEHIDNKLNQYLTDFIKTSKQYKTKIQMQNAINYPYSFSGLIDDPDPFQQPAPMKLCHQLIEDVKWLKEYVPLLKILRNPEISQLHWDDTTTMVELDLTIDAGTTLRKIIDIIFTNDLEQQ, from the exons atggAACGTTCAGATTTACACAGCTTTAATGTTGACAGa TTACTTGTTAAAGAAGTGCAAGATGCTTTGCAAGCAGCGACAACGAAAGCCAAGATTCGTCAGTACGAAGAGTTTGATAGCCATTCAACCGAGTGTGAGTTAGCGCGATcgcagaaattttattttaaccaaATGCAGAAAGCCGCCGAAAAAATACCTGTTACTGGTTTGCTACCG GAATGGGAAGAGAATATCCGTAAATTGACGAATCTATCacaattaaatagtaaatatatgcatatttttgaGGAGAAAATGCGGGAGACAAAGGAGCGATATTATAAGACGATGCGCAATATGGCAATATGTCGAATAATAGCGATTAAATGTGAAGATAAATATGACGAAGATTCATTCGTTGTTCCGTCATATAAATACTTTAGTTATACGCAGCTTGCCgcaaaatttctcaaaaatcgTCACGCCTTTGccaaacaatattatttatcacatagACTTATCAGAAGCATCGTCGCAAAGGCTCATCACTTTCTCCCGGAAATATTTTGCGATCTTGGATATTATCGCAATCTTGATTTTCTCTCTATTGACAA ATTATTCAATTCAGTCGAGACGGATCTGAAGAGAAGCGTCCGCATTGTTACCGCTTCATATTATAGCAATATTGTACGATTGGTTTCTCAACGTCGTTATACACAGGACGTACCGACAAGCATTTTGGCACGCTTTCTCAAATGTGCTACGAACCTCCTCGGTTTGCAAATAATCACTCGCGCAATCAATACCATCGAACATTTGTTGAATGTTCTCGCAGATCAAACAACGATACCTTTATTAAAG ctcGAGTTAAAATGCGAAAGCAATGACCTGTTCATAAGTCCGCGATTGGAGGAAGTATATAATGCTTTCCATAATCTTATCGATGAAATAGCCGATATTGCACTCTATCTATCACCACTGGAATCGtggatatttattaaaagaaggCAAAGAAAAGGAGAAGGAAAAGGTAGAGGTGCGATAGATGTCGGCATTATTGAGAATAACAATGTTCCGTTTGCTTCGCCGCCCGATTGGTACTTGCACGAAGCGCATCAACGTTTAAGCGTAATTTTGCAAGAGGCCTTTCAACCTTTGACCAACTATTTGGAAGGATTACGGCTGCAGTTTGGCTCcattatttacaaaacggACAAGGCATTGAATAATGTGGTGATGcacgttgaaaaaaaatatcttcaggATTACTTTGCAAAAGTCGAAAACTTTAATCGACTAATACGCGTAATAAACGGAATG CCCGATAATGAATATTTAGtgacaataaaattgcatcaaGCTGTCGCGAAACATGGTCTCGTTACTTCCGCGAATGAATTACGGAAACTTGTTATCGACGAGCTTGTCAAGCATCATTGGAATTACAATCTCGAGATATGTGATACATTTGAAATGTTAAAGGAACGGGCATTAAATGTTCCACAGGCTACAAGAGAATTACTGGAGTTGG GTCAATACATGCTGACAGCAACATCGACATTGATGGTGGAATTACAgagcaaaataaagttttcgCTTCGCATGATGAGTTCGCTGATTGAAATGACTACTTTGAGCAGGCATCATATCGAGTTAAATAATACAACTGTACAGTGGTTAAAACGTATCAGGTCGGTTTTCGAGCGTAGCTCAGTAATGTACGAGCAAAATAAATTCGAGCTGGAAGAGAAGCTTCAAGAGGAAGCTGTAAAACTAAATGAACGCGTAGAAGATATGTTTCCTAG attggttataatgaataatatggACGACGTCGAGCGCATAAAGGAATACATTGAAGACATGCGGAAAATGGTCTGTCAACTGAAACATATGGAACAGAAGGCCGAGTGGATAAATGCTGAAGAggcattatttaaatttccattaaCTTTATATCCGCGCGTCAAGGAATTAAAGGAGAACATTTTGCCGTTTTATGCTTTGATTCATCGAGGTTATCAGTGGCAAAGAGATCGCAAAGCTTGGCTGGATGGTACTTTCGAGTTTCTCAATGTGGAACACATCGATAACAAGCTTAATCAATATCTAACCGACTTCATCAAAACTAGCAAGCAGTATAAAACAAAGATCCAAATGCAGAACGCGATCAATTATCCATACAG TTTTTCAGGATTGATAGACGATCCTGATCCATTCCAGCAACCAGCACCTATGAAATTATGTCATCAATTAATAGAAGACGTAAAGTGGCTTAAG GAATATGttccattattaaaaattttacggaATCCTGAAATATCACAACTACATTGGGACGATACAACGACCATGGTAGAGCTTGATTTAACAATAGATGCTGGCACTACAttgcgaaaaataattgatataatctTTACAAATGATTTGGAACAGCAATAA
- the LOC105669253 gene encoding tubulin beta-3 chain isoform X1 produces MREIVHLQAGQCGNQIGAKFWEVISEEHGIDQSGIYHGDSDLQLERISVYYNEASVATSTNGGKYVPRAILLDLEPGTMDAVRSGAYGKLFRPDNFVFGQSGAGNNWAKGHYTEGAELVDSVLDVVRKECENCDCLQGFQLTHSLGGGTGSGMGTLLISKIREEYPDRIMNTYSVMPSPKVSDTVVEPYNATLSVHQLVENTDETYCIDNEALYDICFRTLKVSNPSYGDLNHLVSLTMSGVTTCLRFPGQLNADLRKLAVNMVPFPRLHFFMPGFAPLTSRSMQQYSALSVPELTQQMFDAKNMMAACDPRHGRYLTVAAVFRGRMSMKEVDEQMLSVQNKNSSYFVEWIPNNVKTAVCDIPPKGLKMSSTFIGNTTAIQELFKRISEQFTAMFRRKAFLHWYTGEGMDEMEFTEAESNMNDLVSEYQQYQEATAEEDFEAEECADDFETCEQEN; encoded by the exons TTCTGGGAAGTTATTTCTGAAGAGCACGGCATCGATCAGTCGGGCATTTATCACGGAGACAGCGATCTGCAGCTCGAACGAATCTCCGTATATTATAATGAAGCATCTG tcgcAACATCCACGAATGGAGGAAAATACGTGCCGCGGGCGATTCTGTTGGATCTAGAACCGGGAACGATGGACGCCGTTCGTTCTGGCGCTTACGGAAAGCTCTTTAGGCCAGACAATTTTGTGTTTGGGCAGTCTGGTGCCGGAAACAATTGGGCGAAAGGGCATTACACCGAAGGCGCGGAATTGGTCGATTCCGTGCTCGATGTAGTGCGGAAGGAATGCGAAAACTGCGACTGCCTTCAAGGTTTCCAGCTCACCCACTCGTTAGGAGGTGGTACCGGATCTGGAATGGGCACTCTATTGATTTCGAAGATCCGTGAGGAATATCCCGATCGGATTATGAATACTTACTCGGTGATGCCGTCACCTAAAGTATCCGACACGGTGGTGGAACCTTACAATGCGACATTGTCGGTGCACCAATTAGTAGAGAATACCGATGAAACCTATTGCATTGATAATGAAGCCTTGTACGACATCTGCTTCCGCACTCTCAAGGTTTCCAACCCGAGCTATGGTGATCTCAATCACCTGGTTTCGCTCACCATGTCTGGAGTGACTACTTGTCTCAG gTTTCCTGGCCAGCTAAATGCCGACTTGCGGAAACTCGCGGTGAATATGGTACCTTTTCCGCGTCTGCACTTCTTTATGCCGGGCTTCGCACCTCTGACATCCAGGTCTATGCAACAGTATTCCGCACTGTCTGTGCCGGAGCTCACCCAGCAGATGTTCGACGCGAAAAATATGATGGCAGCCTGCGATCCACGCCACGGCCGATACCTCACGGTGGCGGCCGTTTTCCGCGGTAGAATGTCTATGAAGGAGGTAGACGAGCAGATGCTTAGCGTGCAGAATAAAAACAGCTCGTATTTTGTTGAGTGGATACCAAATAATGTGAAAACTGCCGTTTGCGATATCCCGCCGAAAGGTCTGAAAATGTCGTCGACTTTCATCGGCAACACCACTGCTATCCAGGAGCTGTTCAAAAGAATTTCCGAGCAATTCACAGCAATGTTTAGGAGAAAGGCCTTTCTCCATTGGTACACCGGCGAGGGCATGGACGAGATGGAGTTCACCGAGGCCGAATCTAATATGAACGACCTGGTATCGGAATACCAGCAGTATCAAGAAGCCACAGCGGAAGAGGACTTTGAGGCGGAGGAGTGTGCTGATGATTTCGAAACTTGCGAGCAGGAAAACTGA
- the LOC105669253 gene encoding tubulin beta-3 chain isoform X2, which translates to MDAVRSGAYGKLFRPDNFVFGQSGAGNNWAKGHYTEGAELVDSVLDVVRKECENCDCLQGFQLTHSLGGGTGSGMGTLLISKIREEYPDRIMNTYSVMPSPKVSDTVVEPYNATLSVHQLVENTDETYCIDNEALYDICFRTLKVSNPSYGDLNHLVSLTMSGVTTCLRFPGQLNADLRKLAVNMVPFPRLHFFMPGFAPLTSRSMQQYSALSVPELTQQMFDAKNMMAACDPRHGRYLTVAAVFRGRMSMKEVDEQMLSVQNKNSSYFVEWIPNNVKTAVCDIPPKGLKMSSTFIGNTTAIQELFKRISEQFTAMFRRKAFLHWYTGEGMDEMEFTEAESNMNDLVSEYQQYQEATAEEDFEAEECADDFETCEQEN; encoded by the exons ATGGACGCCGTTCGTTCTGGCGCTTACGGAAAGCTCTTTAGGCCAGACAATTTTGTGTTTGGGCAGTCTGGTGCCGGAAACAATTGGGCGAAAGGGCATTACACCGAAGGCGCGGAATTGGTCGATTCCGTGCTCGATGTAGTGCGGAAGGAATGCGAAAACTGCGACTGCCTTCAAGGTTTCCAGCTCACCCACTCGTTAGGAGGTGGTACCGGATCTGGAATGGGCACTCTATTGATTTCGAAGATCCGTGAGGAATATCCCGATCGGATTATGAATACTTACTCGGTGATGCCGTCACCTAAAGTATCCGACACGGTGGTGGAACCTTACAATGCGACATTGTCGGTGCACCAATTAGTAGAGAATACCGATGAAACCTATTGCATTGATAATGAAGCCTTGTACGACATCTGCTTCCGCACTCTCAAGGTTTCCAACCCGAGCTATGGTGATCTCAATCACCTGGTTTCGCTCACCATGTCTGGAGTGACTACTTGTCTCAG gTTTCCTGGCCAGCTAAATGCCGACTTGCGGAAACTCGCGGTGAATATGGTACCTTTTCCGCGTCTGCACTTCTTTATGCCGGGCTTCGCACCTCTGACATCCAGGTCTATGCAACAGTATTCCGCACTGTCTGTGCCGGAGCTCACCCAGCAGATGTTCGACGCGAAAAATATGATGGCAGCCTGCGATCCACGCCACGGCCGATACCTCACGGTGGCGGCCGTTTTCCGCGGTAGAATGTCTATGAAGGAGGTAGACGAGCAGATGCTTAGCGTGCAGAATAAAAACAGCTCGTATTTTGTTGAGTGGATACCAAATAATGTGAAAACTGCCGTTTGCGATATCCCGCCGAAAGGTCTGAAAATGTCGTCGACTTTCATCGGCAACACCACTGCTATCCAGGAGCTGTTCAAAAGAATTTCCGAGCAATTCACAGCAATGTTTAGGAGAAAGGCCTTTCTCCATTGGTACACCGGCGAGGGCATGGACGAGATGGAGTTCACCGAGGCCGAATCTAATATGAACGACCTGGTATCGGAATACCAGCAGTATCAAGAAGCCACAGCGGAAGAGGACTTTGAGGCGGAGGAGTGTGCTGATGATTTCGAAACTTGCGAGCAGGAAAACTGA